Part of the Pomacea canaliculata isolate SZHN2017 linkage group LG11, ASM307304v1, whole genome shotgun sequence genome is shown below.
ACCTTACAGTCCACACTACAGTGACTTCAGCTACCAGACTTTACAATGCACACCAAAATGACTTTAGCTACCAGACCTTACAGTGCACACTACCATGACTTTAGAACTGTGCTACCACATCGCCCTCATTTGGAAGGATGTGAGAATAACTTGCTGAAGCATCTTGTATGCTGACAGGGGAACAGGAGGCATGGTGGTGGCTTCTGCTTGAAGCTGACCCTTGAACATGGGATCTCTGCTCTACACCAATCAATCCCCACCTTCAAACCAGATGTACGCACCTGTCAGTAATACTTCAAGCCAGGTATACCCACGTATAGTaataccagggcttctgcttacgcaaaaaattgcgtacagtacgcattaaaagttcggaggaccccttcaattttcgtcaatgggttccccttcaaatttgggtgaagaacagggaccccttaaaaatctgatgaaggggtccctgggaccccaaagaatttagcctaagcagaagccctggtaatACCTCAAATATCAGAAGGATTCTTACTGTCTCAAGTGTCAGTAATACAAGGAGGTACCCAGACAGTACAAAGTGTCAGTAATATCTAAAGGGTTGGGTTCCTGAATGAACTGTAAGCAGTACTGAGGAAACAATCCATGAATTAgaacagatataaataaagttaactTACACAGTGCCATATCACAGCCATATGGGTAACCTCATGGCACTTTCCAACACACATACAGCAAGCTTAAGGCGTTGTCAATAGAGTGCCAAATGAGATATGTAAGAtatgatgaaagatatgtatGAAGCCAGCAGTTGCTCCCAGCACGCTCACTTCACTTGAAAAACTGTAATGCAGGCTACAGATGTTCCAATCCATATCACAGTTTCTGTGAATGTTTTCATGCGCAAACTATAAAAGTCTGACACTATTTATTAGGGAGCATGCAAGCCTTAAGCGCCTTAAGCTTCAATAACACGACACGAGCACCAAACATCAACTGTTGTAATACAATAATTACAGTGTAATGCAACGTGTAACACACACATGCCAGTCAACAAGCGTCATCCTAGCAATACTCCAACAGTGAGCATACTCCAATGTCTACACCAAATCCCAATTCCAAGCCTAGCAATTTTCAGTGAAATTAAAGTACAAAACTTTGCTGGAGAAAGAATTAGCTGTTACAGTTCacagcatccacacacacatcacacactgcTCGGCCTTGCGCGCCAAAGGTCAAGGCTACGCATCTCGCGAAATTTGTcgaaacatcaaatattttccttACCTTGATCCCCAGACGTATCTTTAGCACTCATATCTTATCTATATATCTCGATATGCAACTTGGGAGATGAAAAATTAACTGAAAACTGACGATGCTCGCAAACGATTGACTGTCGTCTGCGGTTGCCAGGCGATAGGTCGCGCGCAGGGATATGGCTGACTGCTGGCTGTGTTTACATGCCGGGCCTGATCGCTCGCTGTTTCTGTGCCAGTTGAGCAATGCTGCCGGGGACCATTTCAAAAGATTGTCGGTGTTGTTGCGAGAAGGGAGAGGCGGCCACGTCGAtggctctctttctctcggtCATGCACTATATTTGTCTTCACGCGCACGTTCTTTGTGGTAGAAGGAGAAAGACGTCTGCAGGGTGTTGAAATCTACCCACAGGTAGGTAGGGTTAACAaggatcgacacacacacacaggtagacatCTGCAGGGTGTTGAAATCTACCCACAGGTAGGGTTAACAaggatcgacacacacacacaggtagacatCTGTAGGGTGTTGAAACATACCCGGGCCACAGGTAAGGTTAACAAGGATCGACACACAAGGGTACACAACCCCCAGGCCTCCTGTAAAAGTGTCTACTTATAGACTTATAATCCAGTTTAGTATTATAGACTTACAGACGTGTATACAGACAAATCTGATCACAACCATTCATTGGTGAAAAATCCATAATCAGCAGGTAATTCGAATTAGGTCGTAGGTGCAGCCACTGTATTTCATGAAACATTACAAAGCCAAGACACCTACAGGACACAAATAGACTACACTGGAATGTGTAGAATGCAGTGTTACATGATGATGTGGGCATTCTCATAAAGGTGCACGGCATTTAAGGTATTTAAGAAATTTACAGTTTGTACCctgatagcatttaaacatcttATAAACGGTTACAAAGGTTTCTCTAccaaacgtttataaaatgtttgaatgctATATGGGTAATTAATCAGTCTTTCAAAAGGGTCAGTACTGTTGTATCAGATTCAATTTCCCCAAATTCGTGAAATTTGATTTGTCAAGTATATTGAAGAAAAGACCTAATTAAATACAGATGACCAGACATAAGTTTATGCTGATTTTAAGATTAAGGTTTTAGGTATACAGAGTTGCGTGCGTGTTGTTTCGGCAgggtaaaatataaatacagcaGTGTGCGACGATgtatgtgtggggtgggtgtgtggaaTATATATTTCTAGTTAAGAATTATGCGAAATTCCATCGTTTAATCAATCCTCACAAAATGTAGCAGGAATATTCTTTTCGTATTCATCTCTAAGGAAAGGTTGCCTAGTGTttggtttgtgtatgttgcttcCGATCATGTTTACTTCAAATGAGTATTTCATCCATGCTTTGAAGAGCAAAGTTTGACAATGTAGTAAATTAAGAGAAAATCCAATGACAGcaaaagcaagagagagagagaatgagggagCGAGAGTCGCTGGCAACATTCCTTTCACGGGATAATGATTTTCTGTAATTACAGGTCTAAGCAGTATAATCTGGAATTAGTAGCATAATTAAGAACAATAGTGCTTTAAGGGAAGATTACTACACTGTTTTGGAGAGAATTTCTCAATATAACGAGGTGAAGGACTGTTGTATGAGAGTAAGGGCGAGAGACGAAAGTGATTTGACAGACGGGAGAGGTCAAGAGTGCAGGAAAGGAGTGAGGAGAGggggagatatatatataaagccgAGCTAACGCTTTCTTTCCGGATTAACTTGCGCAACAAGGCGGCGACAatggtttgtgtgtgagagagagagaaatccaACTGGCGTACATAGCAACTATATAAATAGAATGTCTTGTGTCCCAGCACTAGATATGTCGTTTCTCTACCTCTCCATTTCCCACCCACAGATTCCTTATTatgttacatttctttcttcgtcACTGAAGTTTTTAATCATGCCCCATACATGTACTGAGGTCGGGACATGCAGCAACAAGAAGGTTGAAGTAAGTGAAGGAGGGAGCAAAATATGTGTGGGTGGGACAGGGCCGCCGAAAGCCAGTTTGGGCCCCCGGGACAAACGATCTTTCCGAGTCCCttgcattaatcattaattataATACTTTTACATTCCACCATAACACAAACCTGTGTTGAGATTACTTTGGGCTTTCCTCGTCTGCTTCCACACCTACCTTCCTTACCTCAACACAGCTCTGGCAAAATCTCTTTACAGCTCGATATAAACAAATCTCTTGACGGATATAATATCTCTCTACAGCTCTACAGATGTCTATACAGGTAGTTGACCTGCTCAAAGCCAGGTGAATGGCGAGTTGTGGAAAGAGTGTAGCACCACTTACCGTCCCTGCTGGATTTTCTGTTCGGCGCGTTGTTCATTTCCCTCGACATCAGGACTGCAGATGGAGGCAGCGGACACGCTTGACTTGCTTTCCGAATGTGTTTGTCACCTGTGGCACCTACAGAGGTATGTGTAGCAGGTGTGCAAACGTGCGCCTTGACTGTCACAAGTCGACTAACAGCTCCAACTATATAGGCTGGTGTGTCCGGGTCTCACCTTTGCTATGCAGCACACCCCCAAGACATGGCGGGCCTTATAAATACTTGAATATGTAACTTCCGTCTTGCAGGCTAGCAGGCAAGTGATTGAGAAATATCGGTCACTGGCTACGCATCACATACAGCAGTGAGCACCCTGGGTAGGGTGGGCATGCTCTACAGGTTTGTGCACCCGGCGGCGAGACATTAAGGTAGTCGGCAGTAGTGACACCACAGTGCATAACATTAGTGACAGTAGTGTCAACAgcctctctcgctcacacactaAAAAATGCCATCTAACCTACGAAtggacattaaaacaaaaacaacttagCTTGGACAACCGGACATTAAAATAAGGAACAGCAGAGGAATGAACGCTTTCATATTTCTGCCTGATTTCAACCCTCTGTTATTCATCAAAGACCTACATGGCGATGAGAGAGCTGTGTACACTTTCATTTGTCATTCCAGTGGGTATTTTTACACATGCTCTTGTCGCTGGTTAAAGGGGGATTTTAAGAGTCACTTGTGTACCACTCCCACTCTATTGCAGGAGTGCAACAGGGGCAGGATTGCAAACATCGGTAAATCATTTCGTGTCTTCACAAAGAATTATCTCCCTGCTTATTCCCCCTTTGTTGTGGTTGGGCTTGTTGTCGTCAATGCACCTATTCACCCTCCTCATTCATCGATTGAGCAGTGTGATCGTCAGTGAGTCACGGTCTGACAGTCCTGCTCATAGAAATGACTAGACAGGCAACAAATGTGATTTATAATCATGGTTTGATGACAACTTGATTCCCTTTGGAGCGTCTGTCACCTTTCTGACCAAGCTGTTCAGTTATTGAACTAACATTTGTTGAACTCGTTCGAAAAAGAGGGATGACGGTTGGTTGGCTGTTTGAGTTTTAGGTCGTTAAAAGGAGAGATGAACGTTAGTCTCTGATCCATataacacataataataaaaaaataatcattttcaaCAGTTATAAAGAGTGGTTAATAGATAGTTGTACAATCCTCAGTTGGGTTAGCATGTTTTTCTAGCAAGAGTTCGTATTTTTTTACGTACATTAAGGTTCATGTAGGTCAAACTTATGAGCATTGCATTGGCTCTGCTGTGTTAGTGCAAGAAAAAAGCGCTCGTATAGTCCTAACCCTAGGGTGTAGCCAGAAATTCTAGACTGGTACACTACAGGTAGCTATGGACTGGTTACACTGGAGGTAGCTATAGTCAGATGGTTACTGTGGAGACAGGTACAGGAGGTGCAACCGCTGTCTACTGAGCGAGCCTTGCCTCTCGTCTGGCCCGCAGATACCCAGGGGGTGGCAATGAACTCCGGGTAGCAGGTAAGGTCACAACAGACGAACAGTCATCTCTTGTCAACTCCTCCCAAGCAGTAGGTAGACATCCTGAACCTGTCAAGCACCACATGACAGTCCGGTGTTCACGTGTGCCAAGGAGTTTGCACTGTGTTACATGTCATATCAGACATTCATCTTTGTTGCTTCAAGTGACCGGAGTAGAAAATCCTGATTGCAACTCACCCTTACATCAACATTGTGCAGCATCGTCTTGTCATTGACAGAAAGAACTACTCCAGCATGTCGCTGCACTGAGGTGGTGctcaaaaaaaatttctcagccttcaaaataattttacttccaataaaaaaaatcatcagacgaaaatgtaatatttgttaCTTTTAGTTTAGACAAATATCTATGACCTCGACACAGGCGgttgtttattatcttttattagaCCAAGTATTAAaactaaacacaacaaacgACAGGCAGTGTGAGTTGATATATACCATTAGTCTTTTAAACCCTCAAAAGCAGCTCAGTCGGGAAATTTCTCCTGCTGACTGATGTTTGCTTATAGGGGAAACGTTTTGCAGAGataccaaacagaaaaaatatttaagttaaaaaatttatgagaaaaatcTTGGCAATAAATGTGTCACAACGATCAAAACAGTTCTATTTCtagaataaaaacattaaccgcaacatcaaagaaagagaatcaTACTAACTACAGGGAGAAGAAATGGACAAACAAACAGGACTTGGCAACAAACACGAGTTGCTAACAAGTTGTTAGCAGTTCAAGCTGCCAATTAGTGTGCTGCAATCGTTTGAAGAAATTTTAAGAACTTTAACTACAGAGATGTTCAGTTACTTCTGCAACTAGCCAGAGAGTATAAACTGATAtgttcataaaaaaatcaaaagtaatgGGATATACGAAATATAACAAATCAACAGCACCCCCGAAATGGGAAAACAACTGCTTACAAAGAGGCAACGCACATAATTAACTCTTTAATTGAAAAACAGTTTGATTTTGTAGTCCATTCTGAAAAGTAAGTAAACACTTTTTGTACATGAGGTTCCATAACTCTGCTCTACCACAGAAAACCTGAGTTGCAATACATCAACATAATACCTACAGTATTATGTACTGACGACCAACACAATATATACCTATAGTATTATGCTTagtaacaacacacacatatatatatatataacacctACAGTATGATGTGATGagcaacaaaaaacactttaactccctttattttgtaaatgagtTTTGGTGTGTACTTAAAAGCACCCCCGGCCACCACcgtttaaaaatgtcttttttaagtGCACAGTTTGTAAGAGTTATTTACAGAGTTGTTACAACAGGTGCTTCACTAGGACAAAAAATACTAAAGACAAATGTTCTGACTAAAGCAGTTCCACCTGGCAAGCCACCAAGGTATCATATAGTCAGACAAAGGAGAACTTGAGATCATATTATGCATTCAcggcattattattatttagagcCCAACATAATTATAAAAGAACATATTGAtcacacaaaatgttatttatttctttaaaagtccaattatttacatttactttttaacaaatgttattttaacttaaatatCTTACACAATTATTAAGAAAGACTCAGTTTCAAACTGTCGAAAATAACTTAATAAGAAAATGACTTTGGCGGCATAACAAAAGTCATTGATCTCctactgatatatatatagataaaacatATATCTACATGCACTACATCTACCAGTCACGTGAAAATATACAGTATGCCAATATTTTGAAGTTCTATAATTTGAAGTACTGTACACGAgtgtaacaaaaagaaattctcacacacactcgcacacacaaatTATCCCCGAACAAAAGAGGCattgaaaaagtaataaaatagaaagattCACTATAATGGATAGAAAACAAGATCAGAACGAAAGCATTTGAGATGCatgcaggtgcacacacacgcacacacacactcacacaccacaagCACACGAAAGATGAGATACTAATGAATGGACTGTTCTACTGACAACATCTGCTGTCCTGTTCTCGGTGAATTTTCCAGACCTCATTTCCTGACGAAGGTCTGTAGCATTTCAATGGGCAGTGGGAAGATGATGGTGGAGTTCTTCTCGGCGGAGATggtgctgagtgtctgcaggtAGCGGAGCTGCAGGGCAGCGGGCGACTCGCTGATGATCAACGAAGCCTCCTTCAGCGCCAGGGAGGCCTTCTGCTCACCTTCTGCTGCTATCACCTAGTGACAGAGAGGCTGGCAACAATCAGTTCTCGTGTCTTGACATCAGCCGCCTGTCAAACAACCTGAAGTCCTTGGTAAGGATTAGGAGAAGGTTCTAGAGACTAAGATGTCAGGAGAAGGTTCTAGAGACTGTAAGATTTGAGGAGAAGGTTCCAGAGACTGTAGGATGTCAGAGAAGGTTCCAGAGACTAAGATGTCAGAGAAGGTTCCAGAGACTAAGATGTCAGAAGAATGTTCTAGAGACTAAGATGTCAGGAGGAACATTACCTTGGCACGGGCCTCTCTGGCAGCCTCTGCCTCAGCAGCCATGGCTCTCTGCAGCTGGATGGGCAGCCGTACGTCCTTTCTGGAAAGTTCATGACGATTTCATAAATAATGATATCAtggcacgcgcgcgcgcgcacacacacaccatagacacaaacacaaacactcagaTGCttgcacataaaatatacataagaCAACAAAGCAGAATGCTATGCACAGGCAAAGAAGGCAcaaagaaacaagtaaacaagcaaACCCCAGAGATTGGTCTGCTACAATCAGGACATAATGATGGTCATTTGTGTAGAGTACTATTACTGATTTCATAATCAAAATGGACAACATTGTGTTTTTTTACGtttgcgtgtgagagagagagggagagaaagaaagagactgaCAGTAGACAACATTGTTTTTTACAACGGATCTCTTTTCTATATCGGCAGATGCGACACACAACCCTTTACACTCTTATTTTCCATGTATACTTATACTTCTAAGTGCGACATTTACAATTGTTCTttaaaggaaatgttttcaCTGATAGATATTTAAACTTATTGCAAGGAAATAATCAAGACTACCGTTTGTCGTGTGAATgttaagacaaagaaaagtaagCTTTAAATACTTACATTTCAACCCGCTCAACCTTGATTCCCCATCTTTCCGTGGCATCGTCAAGTATGgactgtaaataaaacacagcCAGCAACGATCACCATCAACAATAATCAGAACAGAGTTCTGGTCCTTTGTGGCTGATAATTATAATGGGATAATGAGAATTGTAGAGCATGTTGTCTGACATGCTTAGTAACTCAATCCGTGAAACGAACTCTCGAACACATCGAGAAACTGATCGACGATACTTGGAATTCTGCACTAACcatcatattttctttgttgagcCAAACCTTTCTTCAAAATAATTCGTTTTAACGCTTTACTTTTTTCTACGCATACATTTGTCAAACACTGCTAGAGGTTTAGAAACAgatatacatttcttttatcaacaaaaattagTGTTGGACGAAAATATCTACGGTTTGACATAGGATATAATGGAAGTTGAGCACATCACCCACTTGGCAAATAAAATTGTGCAACAATGTCGGGACTTGTTGGAGAGCAAGAGACAGGAATcaacacacaggtacacaggttTCAAAGCGACCATACTTTGTATGCAGTCAActcaaaatttaatatttattggtGACACCTACGCATGACAACGCACGGACGACTGACCACAAAGAATTTGGTAGAAAACCTTTTATGATGGAGACAAAGCAAccttcttacaaaaaaaatactgtgataCATTCGAATATAACTTTAtctaagaagaagaaaaatcgtCATGAATTGTCCATCCAGAAGCCGCCATTAAGGTATTGGTATGGAGTATAAATTATCAGTATCAGtcatctaaaaaaaagaaactggatctttttcctctaTGTAGACCCTGATGAGGTCTCGCACAAGGTCGTGCAAGTGTTGTGCACCTCAGGTATCTTCATTTCATGTGATGTCTGCTAGTCGTGCCACACAAAGACACCTGCATGTATTTCAGCCATAACCTATGCCCGCGACTACTGGGCATGCGCAGTCAACCGAGTTTTACAAGCAACAGAAATCGTCGATCGTCCGCACCGGGGCGTGACTGTTTGTCATATGAGCTTTAACATCATCTCTGATGAAAATGACACCTGACCTCCAAACTTCGGAACAATGAAAAGACTTGTATAGCAAGACACCAGCGCCTTTGTGTAAGGGAGCAAGAGGTATGTTGTATAGTCTTAGTATACTATACTGTGGTTATATTAAACTATGCTATAGTGCTACTTTACCATACGGTGGTCCTATTATACTACAGTTCTATTATACTATAATATAGTCCTATTTCAGTATACTATAGGTCTATTATATTATACTGGGGTCCTATTATACTATACTGTAGTCCTAGTTTAGTATACTATAGGTCTATTATATTATACTGTAGTCCTATTATTCTACACTGTGATCCTATTTTAGTATACTGTAGTCATATTATAATATTCTCTGGTTCTCTAGTTCGCTGTAGTCCTATTATTGTATAGTGTGGTCCTATTTTACTATTATACTATACTGTAGTCCTATTATTGTATAGTGTGGTCCTATTTTACTATTATACTATACTGTAGTCCTATTATTGTATAGTGTGGTCCCATTTTACTATTATACTATACTGTAGTCCTATTATTGTATAGTGTGGTCCTATTTTACTATTATACTATACTGTAGTCCTATTATTGTATAGTGTGGTCCTATTTTACTATTATACTATACTGTGGTCCTATTTCAGTATGCTCTAGCTCTGTTATACTATACTGTAGTCTTTCTGATTAAGATCCAGCTTCACATACCAACAGTGTTCACCCTGGGCTGGTGTTGACGTCAATGCCAGCCGGGCATAATGACTATTTATAGGCTTGACGTCAAAGCCAGCCGGGTATAATGACTATTTATAGGCTTGACGTCAACGCCAGCCAGGTATAATGACTATTTATAGGCTTGACGTCAAAGCCAGCCAGGTATAATGACTATTTATAGGCTTGACGTCAACGCCAGCCAGGTATAATGACTATTTATAGGCTTGACGTCAAAGCCAGCCGGGTATAATGACTATTTATAGGCTTGACGTCAAAGCCAGCCGAGGGTGAACATAATGCACACTATGTCACGGCTTATTCAAGCCGGCATGGATTGACCAAATGTTTTCAGTTGCTCAAGTAAGATACTTGTGAGCGGGTACCTGCATGGACTCGCTGATCTGGTCCCTGTCGGACAGGATCTCGTGCAGGTGCTTGGTACCCAGGGTGTTTCTCAGTGTCGTCTGTGCCAGCAGCTGTGTAGAGTGGGCGGCGTTGGCGACGTTGGCTACAGACACGCAAGGATTGTTGATGCGGTAGTAGACCACAGCATCCACGGACACCGTGACACTGTCCCTGGTCAGAACCTGCGGGACACACTTCTAGGTTCACCCACGACTCCATCAAAGGGTAACCAGCATTCGGCAAAAAtcgacaatatttttaaagatcttAATATGAACTAAACAAATACATCGGCCTGGACATCTCTACTTGATGCTTCTGGGTTAATCACTATACTGGCTTTTAAATAGAAGAGAAAAGTCATGCAATCTCACTTCTACAGAAATCCTCTCATTCCTCGATTTCTAGCTTAACCTTTAGCTTCACGTAGTAGCGTCTGTTTAAATTCGAccaacagcaataaataaataagagaaggTCGCAAATTTCAACTGAgtctttattgtttgtgtacCCAACCACTAATAATATGTGCACGATGCACCAGTAAAAGTCAAATAGTGAACTCACCTCTTGAGGTgggatgtcaaaggtcacggtGCGCAGGTCTACTTTGGTATAGTCTTCGATACAGGGCAGGACGAAGAAAATTCCtgtcacaaataaaatatgattgcTTAAAGACGGtctttacagttttctgtgtcAACAACTTCGTTCTTGTTCAGAGTCATATACAGTTGTAAATATCTTTGGTGTGTCTATTTCACTCACGTACACGTTGCAACATACCTGTGACAAAGGTAAACAAGACCGATTACTCACCTGGTCCTTTAGCGCCACCTGAGAGTAATCGCCCCAACCGGAAGATGACTGCTCTTTCATATTCCTGAACAACctacaacataaacaaaattgaaTTTTGTTCTGCTGTAAGATTAATTATTGAACTATAAAATCAGCAAGGCGTGAACTAAATTCacatagaagaaaaacaaatgaaatgaaaccAAATCAAAGTATAATtaaatttgcaaaaaatatttttcgcGGCATTTCATAGTGCTGCTTGCTTCGTAAAGGTGACCACGAGTGCTCAGCGAAAATCACTGGAAACAGAGCttaaaacatattccggtggcATCTTATGATGAAGAGGCACGAAGAAtgttcaattaatttttttaagcacacctggatttgtcgagaaaacaggaagtatttctaaaaatagcgtcgtctgcatgagctgaattggAAGAGGAAAAATGCAATCCTCGGTTAAAGTACACAGACCATGATTGAATGGAGTTGAATGTTCTCttcgacactcagatggagt
Proteins encoded:
- the LOC112576048 gene encoding band 7 protein AGAP004871-like isoform X2, which produces MQTSSKLNSGLDQQFTRHPETRQSVSQASDSEEGAGICSSLLTAGSYLMVILFFPFSLFICIKVVQEYERAVIFRLGRLLSGGAKGPGIFFVLPCIEDYTKVDLRTVTFDIPPQEVLTRDSVTVSVDAVVYYRINNPCVSVANVANAAHSTQLLAQTTLRNTLGTKHLHEILSDRDQISESMQSILDDATERWGIKVERVEIKDVRLPIQLQRAMAAEAEAAREARAKVIAAEGEQKASLALKEASLIISESPAALQLRYLQTLSTISAEKNSTIIFPLPIEMLQTFVRK
- the LOC112576048 gene encoding band 7 protein AGAP004871-like isoform X1; this encodes MSGSNRVSPEPRDFEAEAVDNNDTSPTQRADTSPRHVTGGLHEAPAAAHSPQHSAHHKMEPQYSAVGQDSGDQQQRRASGQSRMKEHEVVFGASDSEEGAGICSSLLTAGSYLMVILFFPFSLFICIKVVQEYERAVIFRLGRLLSGGAKGPGIFFVLPCIEDYTKVDLRTVTFDIPPQEVLTRDSVTVSVDAVVYYRINNPCVSVANVANAAHSTQLLAQTTLRNTLGTKHLHEILSDRDQISESMQSILDDATERWGIKVERVEIKDVRLPIQLQRAMAAEAEAAREARAKVIAAEGEQKASLALKEASLIISESPAALQLRYLQTLSTISAEKNSTIIFPLPIEMLQTFVRK